The Corynebacterium freiburgense region GAAGCCGGTATCCCTATCCTTGGCAAAACAAATATGGATGAATTTGCTATGGGTTCATCCACCGAAAACTCTGCCTATGGACCGACGCACAATCCTTGGGATTTGGAACGCACAGCCGGTGGTTCTGGTGGTGGTTCGTCGGCGGCATTGGCGTCTGGGCAAGCCCCACTGGCCATTGGTACGGATACTGGTGGTTCGATTCGCCAGCCAGCAGCGCTAACCAATACGGTCGGCGTAAAGCCAACATATGGCACGGTTTCCCGTTATGGTTTGGTTGCGTGCGCCTCTTCCTTGGACCAAGGTGGGCCGACGGCGCGCACCGTGCTTGATACCGCATTGCTACATGAGGTTATTGCTGGTCATGATCGTTTCGACGCCACGAGCGTTGATCGTCCAGTAGCGCCTGTGGTGGCTGCGGCTCAGGAAGGTGCCAACGGCGATTTACGGGGTGTCCGCGTTGGTGTGGTCAAGCAATTTGATCGTGATGGCTACCAGCCTGGTGTCTTGGAGCAATTCCATAAGGCGGTTGCCCAATTAGAATCGCAAGGCGCTGAAGTTGTAGAGGTAGACTGCCCACATTTTGATGATGCGCTTGCAGCATACTATCTAATCTTGCCTTGCGAAGTTTCCTCCAATTTGGCTCGATTTGATGGTATGCGCTACGGGCTGCGCGTGGGTGATGACGGTTCGAAATCTGCCGATGAAGTAATGGCCCTTACCCGTGCTGCTGGTTTCGGCCCCGAAGTAAAACGCCGCATTATTCTTGGCACATACGCACTATCTGTTGGTTACTATGACGCCTACTACCTGCAGGCACAGCGGGTTCGTACGCTCATCGCACAAGATTTTGCCGCAGCCTATGAGCGTTGTGATGTGCTTATTTCCCCAACCACACCGACAACCGCCTTTAAGCTCGGCGAGAAAATCTCCGACCCATTGGCAATGTACAATTTTGACCTTTGCACCTTGCCACTCAATCTTGCAGGCCTGTGCGGCATGTCATTACCAGCAGGTCTTGCCCCTGATACGGGTCTCCCAGTTGGACTCCAAATCATGGCGCCTGCATTTGCCGACGACCGCCTCTACAAGGTGGGTGCGGCCTTTGAGGCTGGGCAATAATTAAGCCCAAAAATACACATGGGGACTAGACAATACTTTTCTAGTCCCCATTTTTAATGCGTAAAAATTATGATAAGTGAGCGATTTGGTCAATTGGTACGAATGCTAAAGCTTGGGCAAAAACACTATAGATTGCCAGTGGAATAAGGTCGGTAATAACCTGCAAACCAAAATTCAAACCACCGGGAGTGACTACTTGGGTGGAACCAAAGATTCCGGTGTTTATAAGGTCAGTACTTGATGGCACTGCTACGCCGACTGGTTCTGCGGTTATAGGAGTAGCAGTGGCTGTACCGGCTGCATACAATGAACCCCCGATTACGCCACCGAACACTGCGGTGATATTTCGAAACATAAAATTCCTTTCCATTATGCAAAGAAGTATTGCCATCGATGATGCTGGTCCAAAACGTCTGACCAAAAGAGCAAACGCACAAATCTATATCGTATTGTGTGCTGCAGAAGCTCGAAAAACAATTTGAAAATCAATACCAGTATGCAGCCTTAGCTGTGAGTATATACAGTGCGAAGTATGAGCATCACTGTAAAAGCACTCCAAAAGCAAGGTCCAGATTCTCCATTTGAAGTAGTGGAAATACCACGGCGGGAACCCCGCCCCGATGACGTTGTGATTGATATCAAGGCTGCCGGAATTTGCCATAGTGATATTCACACCATTCGAAATGAATGGGGTGAAGCACATTTTCCACTTACGGTAGGCCATGAAATCGCTGGTGTAGTTTCCCAAGTGGGTAGTTCGGTTACAGCTTGGAAGGTTGGCGATCGAGTTGGAGTCGGGTGTTTAGTAAACTCCTGTGGTACCTGCGAACAGTGTCGCCTAGGGGAAGAACA contains the following coding sequences:
- the gatA gene encoding Asp-tRNA(Asn)/Glu-tRNA(Gln) amidotransferase subunit GatA; the encoded protein is MDKYIVGAAGAHELTKLTAAELAAKIHSREVSSVEVTQAHLDRITDIDQDIHAFLHVGADAALAAARDVDTRLAAGEQPQSPLAGVPLALKDVFTTIDAPTTCASKILEGYMAPYDATVTRKIREAGIPILGKTNMDEFAMGSSTENSAYGPTHNPWDLERTAGGSGGGSSAALASGQAPLAIGTDTGGSIRQPAALTNTVGVKPTYGTVSRYGLVACASSLDQGGPTARTVLDTALLHEVIAGHDRFDATSVDRPVAPVVAAAQEGANGDLRGVRVGVVKQFDRDGYQPGVLEQFHKAVAQLESQGAEVVEVDCPHFDDALAAYYLILPCEVSSNLARFDGMRYGLRVGDDGSKSADEVMALTRAAGFGPEVKRRIILGTYALSVGYYDAYYLQAQRVRTLIAQDFAAAYERCDVLISPTTPTTAFKLGEKISDPLAMYNFDLCTLPLNLAGLCGMSLPAGLAPDTGLPVGLQIMAPAFADDRLYKVGAAFEAGQ